The Primulina huaijiensis isolate GDHJ02 chromosome 12, ASM1229523v2, whole genome shotgun sequence genome has a window encoding:
- the LOC140989183 gene encoding vesicle-associated protein 2-1-like, with the protein MTVAKQLVSVRPEELRFQFELEQQSYCDLKVTNNTEHYVAFKVKTTSPKKYYVRPNNGVIHPWDVCVIRVTLQARKEYPPEMQCKDKFLLQSTVVPPNTEVDDLPQDTFNKEGEKTLEECKLRVVYMPPHTSSEILDDGVKQTNPDQALQRLQDERDKAVRQTQQLQQDLEILKRKRNRGGVEGFSFKFSLLVGFIGITAGFLLKLLLSTPSTD; encoded by the exons ATGACTGTTGCTAAGCAATTGGTCTCTGTGCGGCCTGAGGAGCTCAGATTTCAAT TTGAATTAGAGCAACAAAGTTATTGTGATCTTAAAGTTACAAACAACACAGAACATTATGTTGCATTCAAG GTGAAAACAACCTCTCCAAAGAAATATTACGTGAGACCAAACAATGGTGTGATTCATCCATGGGATGTGTGTGTCATAAGAG TTACTCTTCAAGCTCGGAAGGAATATCCTCCTGAAATGCAATGTAAAGATAAGTTTCTCCTTCAAAGCACTGTCGTGCCTCCAAATACAGAAGTGGATGATCTTCCACAAGATACT TTCAACAAGGAGGGTGAAAAAACATTAGAGGAATGCAAGCTTAGAGTTGTGTACATGCCCCCTCACACGTCTTCTGAGATATTGGATGATGGAGTTAAGCAAACCAATCCA GACCAGGCCTTGCAACGGCTTCAGGATGAGAGGGATAAAGCTGTTAGGCAAACTCAACAGCTCCAGCAAGACCTG GAAATTCTTAAGAGGAAAAGAAATCGGGGAGGCGTTGAAGGGTTCTCCTTCAAATTTTCGCTGCTCGTGGGATTCATAGGAATCACAGCAGGGTTCCTTTTAAAGTTATTGCTGTCAACTCCTTCCACAGATTAA
- the LOC140989172 gene encoding putative glycerol-3-phosphate transporter 4: MGGNPPGISLIRSIRGSGWTLSTYRYVVLIVTFIAYTSYHASRKPSSIVKSVLHPEPNGNLISFRPWPVGNLFVKNELMVMSDGGTIKKNMGWVPFNGKDGTWKLGVIDVAFLSCYSLGMYVAGHLGDTLDLRLFLTTGMVGSGTFVALFGMGYFFDVHVFWFYLGMQMVAGLFQATGWPSVVAVIGNWFGKRKRGLIMGIWNAHTSVGNIAGSLLAAGVLQYGWGWAFILPGAFIFTSGIIVYLFLPAYPEEVGFPRLNGSSTEFVAVPEDEEAQISEKCAEGNEVNGRNQANSGNRRSVGLLEACSIPGVIPFALCLFFAKMVAYTFLYWLPFYLSQTAIEGHYMSVKTAGNLSTLFDVGGIFGGVLAGYISDKLKARATTAASFMYAAIPSMLLYRRYGSTSKAVNILLMMIAGLLVNGPYALITTAVSADLGTHSSLKGNSRALATVTAIIDGTGSLGAALGPLLTGFLSSIGWDAVFLMLIIGAFAAGLLLSHLVLIELKEKVTKQLDKRRNNLTGPASNPLLNDQG, from the exons ATGGGAGGAAACCCACCTGGGATTTCTCTTATTAGGAGCATTAGGGGGAGTGGTTGGACTCTGAGCACATACAGATATGTTGTTTTGATTGTTACTTTCATAGCTTATACTTCCTATCATGCTTCAAGAAAACCTAGTAGCATAGTCAAGAGTGTTCTTCATCCGGAGCCAAACGGTAACTTGATCAGCTTTCGACCTTGGCCTGTTGGCAATCTGTTTGTCAAGAACGAGTTGATGGTGATGAGTGACGGGGGTACGATTAAGAAAAACATGGGTTGGGTTCCGTTCAATGGAAAGGATGGTACGTGGAAGTTGGGAGTGATTGATGTCGCGTTTCTTTCTTGTTATTCTCTGGGAATGTACGTGGCTGGGCATTTAGGTGACACATTGGACCTACGGTTATTCTTGACCACGGGTATGGTTGGGAGTGGTACTTTTGTGGCGTTGTTTGGGATGGGTTATTTCTTTGATGTCCATGTGTTTTGGTTTTATCTGGGGATGCAAATGGTCGCGGGGTTGTTCCAGGCTACTGGTTGGCCTTCCGTAGTCGCTGTTATAGGCAACTGGTTTGGGAAAAGGAAGAGAGGACTTATAATGGGTATTTGGAATGCACATACTTCGGTTGGTAATATTGCCGGATCTTTGCTTGCAGCCGGTGTTCTACAGTATGGATGGGGTTGGGCTTTTATCCTTCCAGGTGCATTTATATTCACGAGTGGGATAATTGTATACTTATTTTTGCCTGCTTACCCTGAGGAGGTTGGATTCCCTAGACTTAATGGTTCATCAACGGAGTTTGTAGCTGTACCGGAAGATGAAGAAGCTCAGATATCGGAAAAGTGTGCTGAGGGAAATGAGGTGAATGGCAGAAATCAGGCCAATTCTGGAAATAGAAGAAGTGTTGGACTCCTGGAAGCTTGTTCAATACCAGGAGTTATTCCATTTGCACTTTGTCTCTTTTTTGCAAAGATGGTTGCATACACATTTCTTTATTGGTTGCCGTTCTACCTTAGCCAGACTG CCATTGAGGGACACTATATGTCAGTGAAGACGGCTGGAAATCTTTCAACTCTGTTCGATGTCGGAGGAATATTTGGTGGAGTTCTTGCTGGTTATATTTCTGATAAACTAAAAGCTCGGGctaccacagctgccagcttcATGTATGCTGCGATCCCGTCAATGCTTCTATACCGTAGATATGGAAGCACATCAAAGGCTGTTAACATTTTGCTTATGATGATAGCTGGTCTGTTAGTAAACGGGCCATATGCACTCATCACAACTGCGGTCTCTGCTGATCTCGGCACTCATAGTTCTTTAAAAGGCAATTCTCGAGCACTTGCTACGGTTACAGCCATCATTGATGGTACGGGTTCTCTGGGTGCTGCTCTAGGCCCTCTTTTGACCGGATTTCTGTCATCCATTGGATGGGATGCAGTTTTCTTGATGCTCATAATTGGTGCCTTTGCCGCCGGTCTGCTTTTATCTCATCTAGTTCTGATCgaattaaaagaaaaagtgACCAAACAGCTAGACAAGAGACGCAACAATCTCACAG GGCCTGCATCCAATCCCCTTTTGAACGACCAAGGCTGA